A DNA window from Chryseobacterium sp. MEBOG06 contains the following coding sequences:
- a CDS encoding BspA family leucine-rich repeat surface protein, translating to MYKKLLLCIFFILLFQITKAQNEFITIWKPQDTQQIQFPGRGTNFQVYWEEIGYPQHNGMMNNVTSTVEFLINLGTPLNPSPAQATYRIKISDGNGSFDQVRFFDNTIIPNYNGPHRSKIIQITQWGNIKWKSFDNAFVYCDSMDMTATDAPDLRLVTSMRQMFYLCSTLVGNTSFNTWNTSTVTDMYYMFGDTNLFNQPLGNWNTSNVTDMSYMFDNTAFNQPLSGWNTSKVITMEHMFHEARNFNQDLKGWDTSKVTNMNEIFHDTVFNQNIGRWDLRSLVTATNMFLNSSMSCQNYDKTLAEWSQNAVTPNNINISSAYPLIYSNTAAVSARNNLINNKGWTISGDTYNASCNLSISEADTRNKASIYPNPVKDIIMLKNMPEATHYKITDMSGRTVTKDPLKNDEIPVRFLTPGNYILQIITKNKIHTLPFIRK from the coding sequence ATGTACAAAAAACTTTTACTATGTATTTTTTTTATCCTGTTATTTCAGATAACAAAAGCTCAAAATGAGTTTATCACCATTTGGAAACCACAGGACACCCAACAAATTCAATTTCCGGGAAGAGGAACGAATTTCCAGGTATATTGGGAAGAAATCGGATATCCCCAGCACAACGGAATGATGAATAATGTAACCTCAACAGTAGAGTTTCTCATCAACCTTGGCACTCCTTTAAACCCCAGTCCGGCTCAAGCCACTTATAGAATCAAAATAAGTGACGGAAACGGAAGTTTTGATCAGGTGAGATTCTTTGACAATACCATAATCCCCAATTACAATGGTCCACACCGTTCAAAAATCATCCAAATTACACAATGGGGAAATATAAAATGGAAAAGCTTTGACAATGCCTTTGTATACTGTGATTCAATGGATATGACAGCTACTGATGCTCCGGACCTCCGGCTGGTGACCAGTATGCGTCAGATGTTTTATCTATGCTCAACATTGGTGGGGAATACTTCTTTCAACACATGGAATACCTCAACCGTTACAGACATGTATTACATGTTTGGTGATACGAACCTCTTTAATCAGCCCCTGGGAAACTGGAACACATCCAACGTAACAGATATGTCATATATGTTTGACAATACTGCATTTAACCAGCCTCTTAGCGGATGGAATACTTCAAAAGTTATCACCATGGAACATATGTTCCATGAAGCCCGTAATTTTAATCAGGATCTTAAAGGCTGGGATACCAGTAAAGTGACCAATATGAATGAAATATTCCATGATACAGTTTTTAATCAAAATATTGGAAGATGGGATCTAAGGTCCCTGGTAACAGCCACTAATATGTTTCTGAATTCTTCAATGAGCTGCCAAAATTATGACAAAACACTTGCAGAATGGAGCCAAAACGCTGTAACACCTAATAATATTAATATATCAAGCGCTTATCCTTTAATTTATTCTAACACTGCGGCTGTTTCAGCAAGAAATAATTTAATTAATAATAAAGGATGGACTATCTCTGGGGATACTTATAATGCTTCATGCAATCTTTCAATTTCTGAAGCTGATACAAGAAACAAAGCCAGCATTTACCCAAATCCTGTAAAAGATATTATTATGCTGAAAAATATGCCGGAGGCTACCCATTATAAAATCACAGACATGAGTGGAAGAACGGTAACAAAAGACCCTTTGAAAAATGATGAAATTCCTGTGAGATTTCTGACGCCGGGAAATTATATTCTACAGATTATCACAAAGAATAAAATTCACACCTTGCCTTTCATCAGAAAATAG
- a CDS encoding BspA family leucine-rich repeat surface protein: MILKKIPTFIFLLLVFIVKAQDEFITIWKPGSTVLPTLNVGAPYQANAQQIWFPGIGDNYDIYWEEVDFPQHNGSLTNVTSTKQVLIDFGTSIKDGNDVKYRVKVTNGSGTFKQIKFGSPQLFVAPEQLIPIWQVNGSADKLLEIEQWGNISWTTMNSAFSLCKLMVLTATDVPKLENVEDASFMFFGTNSFNGAASMQNWDTSRIQNFSFMFSLLFDPAPSTLTDLFNPPYLDSWNISSATNLSYMFGGRTVFNQTLNNWNVSKVTDMSWMFGQCLSFNQRLDNWDTSNLEDMHFMFHMIPVFNQPLNWNTSNVTNMAHIFHGCTTFNQPLENWDTTKVTKIDQILTGASSFNQPLGKWNLASLTEASSALNMTAINCENYSKTLLGWADNPNTANNVPLGVVTGFKYASNVIDKRNILINKGWIIDGDTVGSCLLASSDWKLNKKPLLYPNPAVDDIHIEGLSDIKNYKIYDASGRLVKEGNPNRDIINVSSLPKGNYMIQLIMKEKTISSKFIKN, translated from the coding sequence ATGATTTTAAAAAAAATCCCAACGTTCATTTTTCTTCTGTTGGTTTTCATTGTGAAAGCTCAGGATGAGTTTATAACCATATGGAAACCTGGCTCTACTGTACTGCCGACGTTAAATGTAGGCGCCCCATATCAGGCCAATGCTCAACAAATATGGTTTCCAGGAATTGGCGATAACTACGATATTTACTGGGAAGAGGTAGATTTTCCCCAGCACAATGGCAGCCTTACCAATGTAACTTCTACAAAGCAGGTTCTTATTGATTTTGGTACATCCATCAAAGATGGAAATGATGTCAAATACAGAGTAAAGGTTACTAACGGCAGCGGAACTTTCAAGCAAATAAAATTCGGATCTCCTCAGCTGTTTGTTGCTCCTGAACAACTCATTCCTATATGGCAGGTCAATGGAAGTGCTGATAAATTGTTAGAAATAGAGCAATGGGGTAATATCTCATGGACTACGATGAACAGTGCCTTCAGCCTATGTAAACTTATGGTGCTTACAGCAACTGATGTTCCCAAACTTGAGAACGTTGAAGATGCTTCTTTCATGTTTTTTGGTACTAACAGCTTTAACGGTGCTGCTTCCATGCAAAACTGGGATACCTCAAGAATCCAGAATTTCAGTTTTATGTTTTCCCTTTTATTTGATCCTGCACCATCCACATTAACAGATCTTTTTAATCCTCCTTATTTGGACAGCTGGAATATATCTTCGGCTACCAACCTCAGCTATATGTTTGGAGGAAGGACCGTTTTTAACCAAACTCTTAATAACTGGAACGTTTCCAAAGTAACCGACATGAGCTGGATGTTTGGCCAATGCCTAAGCTTCAATCAGCGTCTGGACAATTGGGATACTTCCAATCTTGAGGATATGCATTTTATGTTTCATATGATTCCGGTTTTCAATCAGCCTCTCAATTGGAATACGTCCAATGTTACTAATATGGCCCATATCTTTCATGGCTGTACGACCTTTAATCAGCCTTTGGAAAACTGGGATACAACTAAGGTAACCAAGATAGATCAGATCCTTACCGGTGCTTCAAGTTTTAACCAGCCGCTAGGAAAATGGAACTTAGCTTCTCTTACCGAAGCTTCTTCTGCTTTAAATATGACAGCCATTAATTGTGAAAATTACAGCAAAACACTTTTGGGATGGGCAGACAATCCCAATACGGCAAACAATGTTCCACTAGGGGTGGTAACCGGGTTTAAATATGCATCAAACGTAATAGATAAAAGAAATATCCTTATCAACAAAGGCTGGATAATAGATGGTGATACAGTCGGAAGCTGTTTATTGGCTTCATCAGATTGGAAGTTGAATAAGAAACCTCTGCTTTACCCTAATCCGGCAGTGGATGATATTCACATTGAAGGATTAAGTGACATTAAGAATTATAAAATTTATGATGCAAGTGGAAGGCTGGTAAAAGAAGGAAATCCTAACAGAGACATAATTAATGTAAGCTCGCTGCCAAAAGGAAATTATATGATACAACTTATCATGAAAGAAAAAACAATCTCTTCAAAATTCATTAAAAATTAA
- a CDS encoding BspA family leucine-rich repeat surface protein, with amino-acid sequence MILKKMLASFFILLVFIVKAQDEFITIWQPASTVMQPINVSAPYQANSQQIWFPGIGDNYDIYWEEVDFPQHNGNLTNVTSTKQVFIDFGTSLKDGNDVKYRVKVSNGNGVFKQIKFGDVQEIPLPDEIFPVWQINGSADKILEIEQWGNIAWTTMNSAFTQCKLIQITATDTPNLSNVEDASYMFYGTKSFTGASSMQNWDTSRIKNFRYTFAILFDTIINSLPDQFNPPYFNSWNMSSATDLSFMFAGRGLFNQTLNNWNVSKVTDMKWMFALCSSYNQPMDKWDTSSLEDIRFMFHFIPVFNQSLSNWNTSKVTIMAHALHGCTSFNQSLENWDMTNVTRIDQILKTTPSFNQSLANWNLATLNDGIQAFTETGIDCENFSKTLAGWADNPNTVNNIHLDDVTSLTYASNVIDKRNILSNKGWMMSGDTVGNCLLASSDVKFRKKLLLYPNPAVDDIHIEGLEDIKGYKIYDAGGRLIMEGNPNKDMINVGSLPKGNYILQLILKEKTISSKFIKK; translated from the coding sequence ATGATATTAAAAAAAATGTTGGCCAGCTTTTTTATTTTACTGGTATTTATAGTGAAAGCCCAGGATGAATTTATCACGATCTGGCAGCCCGCTTCTACCGTGATGCAGCCTATAAATGTAAGTGCTCCCTATCAGGCAAATTCTCAACAAATATGGTTTCCAGGAATTGGCGATAACTACGATATTTACTGGGAAGAGGTAGATTTTCCGCAACACAATGGCAACCTTACCAATGTAACATCTACAAAGCAGGTTTTTATTGATTTTGGCACATCACTCAAAGATGGAAATGATGTCAAATACAGAGTAAAAGTAAGTAACGGAAATGGAGTTTTTAAACAAATAAAATTTGGAGATGTACAGGAAATTCCACTGCCGGATGAGATTTTCCCGGTCTGGCAGATTAACGGAAGCGCTGATAAGATCCTGGAAATAGAACAATGGGGAAACATTGCCTGGACAACGATGAACAGTGCCTTCACCCAATGTAAACTCATTCAGATCACTGCTACAGATACTCCCAATCTCAGTAATGTTGAAGATGCCTCTTATATGTTTTACGGTACAAAAAGCTTTACAGGAGCCAGCTCCATGCAAAACTGGGATACTTCCAGAATTAAGAATTTCAGGTATACGTTTGCTATTCTATTTGATACCATCATTAACTCACTTCCTGATCAGTTCAATCCACCTTATTTTAATAGTTGGAACATGTCATCAGCAACTGATCTCTCCTTTATGTTTGCAGGAAGAGGACTCTTTAACCAAACATTGAACAACTGGAACGTTTCGAAAGTAACTGATATGAAATGGATGTTTGCTCTTTGTTCAAGCTACAATCAACCTATGGATAAATGGGACACTTCAAGTCTTGAAGATATTCGTTTTATGTTCCATTTTATTCCTGTTTTCAATCAGTCATTAAGCAATTGGAATACTTCCAAAGTTACCATTATGGCTCATGCTCTCCATGGTTGTACATCCTTTAATCAGTCTTTAGAAAATTGGGATATGACCAATGTTACCAGAATAGATCAAATCCTCAAGACGACTCCGAGCTTTAATCAATCACTTGCCAACTGGAATCTGGCTACCCTTAATGACGGCATCCAGGCTTTCACAGAGACAGGAATAGATTGTGAAAACTTTAGTAAAACACTGGCAGGATGGGCAGACAATCCTAATACTGTCAATAACATTCACTTAGATGATGTAACTTCTTTGACCTATGCTTCCAATGTAATAGATAAAAGAAATATTCTTTCCAATAAAGGTTGGATGATGTCGGGTGATACTGTAGGAAACTGCTTACTGGCTTCATCAGACGTAAAATTCAGAAAAAAACTTTTACTCTATCCTAATCCCGCAGTGGATGATATTCATATTGAAGGATTAGAGGATATTAAGGGATATAAAATTTATGATGCAGGCGGAAGGCTTATAATGGAAGGAAATCCTAATAAGGACATGATTAATGTAGGGTCTTTACCAAAAGGAAATTACATTTTGCAGCTGATTCTGAAAGAGAAAACAATCTCTTCAAAATTCATTAAAAAATAA
- the purE gene encoding 5-(carboxyamino)imidazole ribonucleotide mutase: MVGIIMGSQSDLPIMEQAANFLKSMDIPYELTVVSAHRTPERMFDYAKTAKERGLKVIIAGAGGAAHLPGMVASCTTLPVIGVPILSSNSIDGWDSVLSILQMPGGIPVATVALNGALNAGILAVKILGSADDQVAENLQKYQDSLKDKVLGTVDDIKAQHPNHFDK; encoded by the coding sequence ATGGTAGGAATTATTATGGGCAGTCAGAGTGATCTGCCAATTATGGAACAGGCTGCAAATTTTCTTAAAAGTATGGACATTCCATATGAATTGACCGTAGTTTCAGCACACAGAACGCCGGAAAGGATGTTCGATTATGCAAAGACTGCTAAAGAAAGAGGTCTGAAAGTAATCATTGCGGGAGCTGGAGGAGCTGCACATCTTCCTGGGATGGTAGCAAGCTGTACTACGCTTCCTGTGATCGGAGTTCCGATTTTATCCAGTAATTCCATAGACGGATGGGATTCTGTATTATCCATTCTTCAGATGCCGGGTGGAATTCCTGTAGCAACAGTAGCTTTGAACGGAGCTTTGAACGCCGGTATTCTGGCTGTAAAGATTTTGGGAAGTGCAGATGATCAGGTGGCTGAAAACCTTCAGAAATATCAGGATTCTCTTAAAGATAAAGTATTGGGAACTGTAGATGATATTAAGGCACAGCATCCTAATCATTTTGATAAATAA
- a CDS encoding DMT family transporter has translation MKDYKLIFAVLTVAIVWGTTFLAIRVAVETIPAWFVAGIRQFLASVIMLFVLLSRKEFKWIGWKSLGYQIIFSSLMLVVANGMTTVAEETVSSSLASLISACSPILVFLGSVAIGLQKFSFRALTGVLLCFSGVVFIFWDGLKDLANPDYRMGMIFLLCAITGWASGTIFTKKLNIQSGNITLNLFYQFLFAGIVQIILAFLFSKDYNFGNWTIKSISAMVYLSVFGSVAAFFAFHYALTKISPVQISIMAYINTIIAIFLGWLIMDEQISFKFILAAVFIICGVFIINYKPEMFKRQKIE, from the coding sequence TTGAAAGATTATAAACTTATTTTCGCAGTTCTTACCGTTGCCATTGTTTGGGGCACTACCTTTTTGGCCATACGAGTGGCTGTGGAAACCATCCCGGCATGGTTCGTAGCGGGAATACGTCAGTTTCTGGCTTCTGTTATTATGCTTTTTGTCCTTCTTTCAAGAAAAGAATTCAAATGGATTGGCTGGAAAAGCCTAGGCTATCAGATTATTTTTTCTTCCCTGATGCTGGTTGTTGCCAATGGGATGACTACCGTAGCTGAAGAAACCGTTTCCAGCAGTCTGGCCTCGCTGATCAGTGCATGCTCTCCTATTTTGGTGTTTCTGGGAAGTGTAGCAATTGGGTTACAGAAATTCAGCTTTCGGGCTCTTACGGGAGTTCTTTTGTGCTTTAGCGGAGTTGTTTTTATTTTCTGGGACGGTCTTAAAGACCTTGCCAATCCGGATTACAGAATGGGAATGATTTTTCTGCTTTGTGCCATTACAGGATGGGCTTCCGGAACTATTTTCACGAAAAAATTAAATATCCAAAGCGGAAATATCACACTGAATCTGTTTTATCAGTTTCTCTTTGCAGGAATTGTTCAGATCATCCTTGCATTTTTATTTTCCAAAGATTATAACTTCGGAAACTGGACTATAAAAAGTATTTCTGCTATGGTGTATCTTTCTGTTTTTGGTTCCGTAGCCGCCTTTTTTGCATTCCACTATGCTTTAACCAAGATCTCTCCCGTACAGATTTCTATTATGGCCTATATCAATACCATCATTGCTATATTTTTAGGATGGTTAATTATGGATGAGCAAATCTCTTTTAAGTTTATTCTTGCAGCAGTCTTTATTATCTGCGGGGTATTTATTATTAATTATAAGCCCGAAATGTTCAAAAGGCAGAAAATAGAATAG
- a CDS encoding cation:proton antiporter: protein MILLSIHNLSLPIEDPVLKFLLVLIIILAAPLLLNKIKVPHLLGLIIAGAVIGPNGFNVLSRDSSIVVTGTTGLLYIMFLAGLEIDMGDFKKNKWKSLTFGIYTFTVPFVLGYLGGYYLLHFSMLTSILFASLFSSHTLIAYPLISKLGIAKNKAVNITVGGTMITDILALLVLAVIVGMSQGDVGTEFWVTLSVSFIVFALIVLIVFPIIGRWFFKRVDDKISQYIFVLVMIYLAAMLAELAGVEAIIGAFFAGLALNRLIPHTSSLMNRVEFVGNAIFIPFFLISVGMLIDFKVFFKSWETLEVAGIMMAASIGGKYLSAVATQKTFRLTKEEGKLIFGLSSASAAATLASVMVGYNIILSETETGEPVRLLNEHVLNGSILLILVSCTISSFISMASAQKIAESDNEDTVSGVSHEEESILLAINHEKTVERMVNLGILIKAHSNTEDMFALNVINEDKNESSVKNAEKLLHQATDTAAAADIKLQALKRYDNDVINGVNNVIKEQKITDLIIGLEGEKGFSPSFVYNLYNGYLQNDDVNVLVYHAAQPLSTIKRYAVMIPENAHKEAGFFHALLRVWNIARNSGATLVFYAPENILDILQKIIKKANIEAEFIIMNTWQDGERTAAQLKEDEALIIFMAKRGMQSYIPRMRLIPELLNRNLNDNNYLLIFPFSEYDKNSPEIRSVGNHGDFVEIGNVIQKIFK from the coding sequence ATGATTTTACTGAGTATACACAATCTGAGTCTTCCTATTGAAGATCCGGTACTGAAATTCCTGTTGGTGCTGATCATCATCCTTGCTGCACCTTTGCTTCTAAATAAAATCAAAGTTCCGCACCTTTTGGGGCTTATCATTGCCGGAGCGGTCATTGGCCCTAATGGCTTCAATGTACTGTCCAGAGACAGCAGCATCGTAGTGACAGGAACTACCGGACTCCTCTACATCATGTTTCTCGCAGGGCTGGAGATTGATATGGGTGACTTCAAAAAAAATAAATGGAAGAGTCTCACCTTTGGTATCTATACCTTTACTGTCCCTTTTGTACTGGGATATCTGGGAGGTTATTATCTTCTTCATTTTTCAATGTTAACATCGATCCTGTTTGCCAGTCTTTTTTCTTCCCATACCCTCATCGCTTATCCATTGATCAGTAAACTGGGAATTGCAAAAAACAAAGCAGTAAACATCACTGTAGGAGGTACAATGATTACCGATATTCTGGCCTTATTGGTACTTGCTGTAATTGTCGGAATGTCTCAGGGAGACGTAGGAACAGAATTTTGGGTTACATTATCTGTTTCTTTTATAGTGTTTGCACTGATCGTATTAATTGTATTCCCTATTATAGGACGTTGGTTTTTCAAAAGAGTAGATGATAAGATATCTCAATATATTTTTGTACTGGTGATGATTTACCTTGCAGCAATGCTTGCTGAACTTGCAGGTGTGGAAGCTATTATCGGGGCATTCTTTGCAGGGTTGGCATTAAACAGACTTATTCCCCATACCTCTTCTTTGATGAACCGTGTGGAGTTCGTAGGAAATGCCATCTTTATTCCGTTCTTCCTGATCAGTGTGGGAATGCTGATTGACTTTAAAGTATTTTTTAAAAGCTGGGAAACTCTGGAAGTAGCCGGAATTATGATGGCAGCTTCTATCGGCGGAAAATATCTTTCGGCAGTAGCTACCCAGAAAACTTTCAGATTGACTAAGGAAGAAGGAAAACTTATTTTCGGATTAAGTTCTGCTTCGGCCGCAGCAACATTAGCTTCCGTAATGGTAGGTTACAATATTATTCTTTCTGAAACCGAAACAGGAGAACCTGTAAGATTACTGAATGAACACGTTCTGAACGGAAGTATTTTACTGATTTTGGTTTCATGTACCATTTCATCTTTTATTTCAATGGCCAGTGCCCAGAAAATTGCAGAAAGCGACAATGAAGATACGGTTTCAGGGGTTAGCCACGAAGAAGAAAGTATTCTTTTAGCGATCAATCATGAAAAAACGGTTGAAAGAATGGTCAATCTTGGTATTTTAATAAAAGCCCATTCCAATACAGAAGATATGTTTGCTTTAAATGTCATCAACGAAGACAAAAATGAATCTTCAGTAAAAAATGCAGAAAAACTTCTTCATCAGGCTACAGATACTGCCGCTGCTGCTGATATTAAATTACAGGCCCTTAAAAGGTATGATAATGATGTCATCAATGGGGTAAATAATGTAATTAAAGAACAGAAAATTACAGATCTTATTATCGGGCTGGAAGGTGAAAAAGGATTCTCGCCGTCATTTGTTTATAATCTCTATAACGGATATCTTCAGAATGATGATGTGAATGTATTGGTATATCATGCAGCCCAGCCTCTTTCAACCATCAAACGGTATGCAGTGATGATTCCTGAGAATGCCCATAAAGAAGCAGGATTCTTCCATGCCCTGCTGAGAGTCTGGAACATTGCCAGAAACTCCGGGGCTACCCTTGTTTTTTATGCTCCTGAAAATATTTTGGACATCCTTCAGAAAATCATTAAAAAAGCCAACATAGAAGCAGAATTCATCATTATGAATACATGGCAGGATGGGGAAAGAACTGCTGCCCAGCTGAAAGAAGATGAAGCCCTGATCATTTTCATGGCGAAACGTGGTATGCAGTCCTATATTCCAAGAATGAGACTGATCCCTGAACTTCTGAACAGAAATCTGAATGATAATAATTATCTTCTGATCTTCCCTTTTTCTGAATATGATAAAAACAGTCCGGAAATCCGTTCTGTAGGAAATCATGGGGATTTTGTGGAGATCGGAAATGTAATTCAGAAAATTTTTAAATAA